The following proteins are encoded in a genomic region of Agromyces sp. CF514:
- the paaZ gene encoding phenylacetic acid degradation bifunctional protein PaaZ yields MRYEILPSYVNGGWWTPDAAGMTAGDASSSATEVRDASTGEVVARVSTEGLDLAAALEYARTVGQRSLGELTFHQRAVLLKQMALALTERKQELYELSSRTGATKQDSWVDIDGGIGVLFTYSSKGRRELPNSQVYVDGGVEQLSKDGSFLGRHIFTRLPGVAVQINAFNFPVWGSLEKFAPAFLAGVPSLVKPATPTGYLAEAFVRILVESGLLPDGSLQLVSGSVPDLFDHLRLGDLVAFTGSASTAERLRANDSVQTGGVRFTSETDSINASVLGPDAVAGTPEFDAYVKQLVAEMTTKAGQKCTAIRRAVVPAASVDGVIEAVRARIAERVVVGDPRAEGVTMGPLASLEQRDEVLRQVRRLADAGGEVVIGSTDEAPTVTLADGSTGTAVDGAFVAPVLLRFADAASDALHEVEAFGPVSSIVGYDTVDEAVRLVARGGGSLVTSVATHDPGVAVALATGIAAYNGRLLLLDRDDARTSTGHGSPLPNLVHGGPGRAGGGEELGGIRAVLHHMQRTAVQGSPEMLTALTGVWHAGAAATPYAEAGEAHPFRKSLAELRIGDQVVSGSRTVTLDDIETFAHFTGDTFYAHMDEAAASANPFFPGRVAHGYLLVSWAAGLFVDAAPGPVLANSGLENLRFVTPVSPGDAIRVELTAKQITPRETDEYGEVRWDAVLKNQHDELVAQYDVLTLVAKELAPVPATIG; encoded by the coding sequence ATGAGGTACGAGATCCTGCCGAGCTACGTGAACGGCGGCTGGTGGACTCCGGATGCCGCGGGCATGACAGCCGGCGACGCATCGAGCAGCGCGACGGAGGTGCGCGACGCCTCGACGGGCGAGGTCGTCGCGCGCGTCTCGACCGAGGGCCTCGACCTCGCCGCCGCGCTCGAGTACGCCCGCACGGTCGGGCAGCGCTCGCTCGGCGAGCTGACCTTCCACCAGCGTGCGGTGCTGCTCAAGCAGATGGCCCTCGCCCTCACCGAGCGCAAGCAGGAGCTGTACGAGCTCTCGAGCCGCACGGGCGCGACGAAGCAGGACTCGTGGGTCGACATCGACGGCGGCATCGGCGTGCTGTTCACGTACTCGTCGAAGGGTCGGCGCGAGCTGCCCAACTCGCAGGTCTACGTCGACGGCGGCGTCGAGCAGCTCTCGAAGGACGGCTCGTTCCTCGGCCGCCACATCTTCACGCGCCTGCCGGGCGTGGCGGTGCAGATCAATGCCTTCAACTTCCCGGTGTGGGGCTCGCTCGAGAAGTTCGCACCAGCGTTCCTCGCGGGCGTGCCCTCGCTGGTCAAGCCCGCGACGCCGACCGGATACCTCGCCGAGGCGTTCGTGCGGATCCTCGTCGAGTCGGGGCTGCTGCCCGACGGCTCGCTCCAGCTCGTCTCGGGCAGCGTGCCCGACCTGTTCGACCACCTGCGCCTCGGCGACCTGGTCGCGTTCACGGGGTCGGCGTCGACCGCCGAGCGCCTGCGCGCGAACGACTCCGTGCAGACCGGCGGCGTGCGGTTCACGAGCGAGACGGACTCGATCAACGCCTCCGTGCTCGGCCCCGACGCCGTCGCGGGCACGCCCGAGTTCGACGCGTACGTCAAGCAGCTCGTCGCCGAGATGACGACGAAGGCCGGGCAGAAGTGCACCGCCATCCGCCGGGCGGTCGTGCCCGCGGCATCCGTCGACGGCGTGATCGAGGCCGTGCGCGCGCGCATCGCCGAACGCGTCGTGGTTGGCGACCCCCGCGCCGAGGGCGTGACCATGGGCCCGCTCGCGAGCCTCGAGCAGCGCGACGAGGTGCTGCGCCAGGTTCGACGGCTCGCCGATGCGGGCGGCGAGGTGGTCATCGGCTCGACCGACGAGGCCCCCACCGTGACGCTCGCCGACGGGTCGACCGGCACCGCCGTCGACGGCGCCTTCGTCGCGCCCGTGCTGCTGAGATTCGCGGATGCCGCGAGCGACGCCCTGCACGAGGTCGAGGCGTTCGGCCCGGTCAGCTCGATCGTCGGCTACGACACCGTCGACGAGGCCGTGCGTCTCGTCGCCCGCGGCGGGGGATCGCTCGTCACGAGCGTCGCCACGCACGACCCCGGGGTCGCGGTTGCCCTCGCCACGGGCATCGCCGCGTACAACGGACGACTGCTGCTGCTCGACCGCGACGACGCACGCACCTCGACGGGACACGGATCGCCGCTGCCGAACCTCGTGCACGGCGGCCCCGGCCGGGCCGGCGGCGGCGAGGAGCTCGGCGGCATCCGTGCGGTCCTGCACCACATGCAGCGCACCGCGGTGCAGGGCTCGCCCGAGATGCTCACCGCCCTCACCGGCGTCTGGCACGCGGGCGCCGCCGCCACGCCGTACGCCGAGGCCGGCGAGGCGCACCCGTTCCGCAAGTCGCTCGCCGAACTGCGCATCGGCGATCAGGTCGTCTCGGGCTCGCGCACCGTGACCCTCGACGACATCGAGACCTTCGCCCACTTCACGGGCGACACGTTCTACGCCCACATGGACGAGGCCGCGGCATCCGCGAACCCGTTCTTCCCCGGCCGGGTCGCGCACGGCTACCTGCTCGTGTCCTGGGCCGCCGGCCTCTTCGTCGATGCCGCACCCGGTCCGGTGCTCGCGAACTCGGGCCTCGAGAACCTGCGGTTCGTCACGCCCGTGTCGCCGGGCGACGCGATCCGCGTGGAGCTCACGGCCAAGCAGATCACCCCGCGCGAGACCGACGAGTACGGCGAGGTGCGGTGGGACGCGGTGCTGAAGAACCAGCACGACGAGCTCGTGGCGCAGTACGACGTGCTGACGCTCGTGGCGAAGGAGCTCGCGCCGGTTCCCGCGACCATCGGGTGA
- the paaK gene encoding phenylacetate--CoA ligase PaaK, whose translation MSTTTLSPSVSGLAPAASESLDAEERLTRPELEALQLERLQQTVRHAYANVPLYTRKFDEAGVHPDDIRSLADVAKLPFTTKADLRETYPFGMFAVPMEQVARIHASSGTTGRPTVVGYTKGDLERWASLIARSLRASGIRPGMKVHNAYGYGLFTGGLGAHAGIEALGATVIPMSGGQTARQVQLIMDFEPDAILCTPSYLLTIADAMVEAGIDPRSTSLKVAVLGAEPWTNEMRRELEDRLGVDALDIYGLSEVMGPGVGNECLETKDGPHIWEDHFLPEVIDGDTGAVLADGEMGELVFTSLTKEAFPVIRYRTRDLTRLLPGTARPAMRRIEKITGRNDDMIILRGVNLFPTQIEEIVLGIETLTPHFILELSKAGRMDTMKVRIERHPDLSRETCEAASVVLAKKIKVLIGSTVEVQLEEPGTLPRSEGKYKRVYDLR comes from the coding sequence GTGTCGACGACGACCCTCTCCCCCAGCGTCTCGGGCCTCGCGCCCGCGGCATCCGAATCGCTCGATGCAGAGGAGCGCCTGACGCGCCCCGAGCTCGAGGCGCTCCAGCTCGAACGGCTGCAGCAGACGGTTCGCCACGCGTACGCGAACGTGCCGCTCTACACCCGCAAGTTCGACGAGGCCGGCGTGCACCCCGACGACATCCGATCGCTGGCGGATGTCGCGAAGCTGCCGTTCACGACCAAGGCCGACCTCCGCGAGACCTACCCGTTCGGCATGTTCGCCGTGCCGATGGAGCAGGTCGCGCGCATCCACGCCTCGAGCGGCACCACCGGCCGACCCACGGTCGTCGGCTACACGAAGGGCGACCTCGAGCGCTGGGCCTCGCTCATCGCCCGCTCGCTCCGCGCGAGCGGCATCCGCCCGGGCATGAAGGTGCACAACGCCTACGGCTACGGCCTGTTCACGGGCGGCCTCGGCGCGCACGCGGGCATCGAGGCGCTCGGCGCGACGGTCATCCCGATGTCGGGCGGCCAGACGGCCCGCCAGGTGCAGCTCATCATGGACTTCGAGCCCGACGCGATCCTCTGCACGCCGAGCTACCTGCTCACGATCGCCGACGCCATGGTCGAGGCCGGCATCGACCCGCGCTCGACGTCGCTCAAGGTGGCCGTGCTCGGAGCCGAGCCGTGGACGAACGAGATGCGCCGCGAGCTCGAGGACCGACTCGGCGTCGACGCGCTCGACATCTACGGCCTCAGCGAGGTCATGGGCCCGGGCGTCGGCAACGAGTGCCTCGAGACGAAGGACGGACCCCACATCTGGGAGGACCACTTCCTGCCCGAGGTCATCGACGGCGACACGGGCGCGGTGCTGGCCGACGGCGAGATGGGCGAGCTCGTGTTCACCTCGCTCACGAAGGAGGCGTTCCCGGTCATCCGCTACCGCACGCGCGACCTCACGCGCCTGCTGCCCGGAACCGCGCGCCCCGCGATGCGCCGCATCGAGAAGATCACCGGCCGCAACGACGACATGATCATCCTGCGCGGCGTGAACCTCTTCCCGACGCAGATCGAGGAGATCGTGCTCGGCATCGAGACGCTCACCCCGCACTTCATCCTCGAGCTGTCGAAGGCCGGCCGCATGGACACCATGAAGGTGCGCATCGAACGCCACCCCGACCTCTCGCGCGAGACGTGCGAGGCGGCGTCGGTCGTGCTCGCGAAGAAGATCAAGGTGCTCATCGGCTCGACCGTCGAGGTGCAGCTCGAGGAGCCGGGCACGCTGCCGCGCAGCGAGGGCAAGTACAAGCGCGTCTACGACCTGCGCTGA
- the paaI gene encoding hydroxyphenylacetyl-CoA thioesterase PaaI: protein MTDAATAAPINREMMQRDRAAASLGLVVERDDPGHAVVSMLVREDMTNGFAITHGGFVFALADTAFAIACNEDENVTVAAGADIAFLKSTTAGQTLTATAVRRTRSGRTGIYDVTVVDEHGEPVAEFRGRSISTNRTF, encoded by the coding sequence ATGACGGATGCCGCGACCGCCGCCCCGATCAACCGCGAGATGATGCAGCGCGACCGTGCTGCGGCCTCCCTCGGGCTCGTCGTCGAGCGCGACGACCCTGGCCACGCCGTCGTCTCGATGCTCGTGCGCGAGGACATGACGAACGGCTTCGCCATCACCCACGGCGGCTTCGTCTTCGCACTGGCCGACACCGCCTTCGCTATCGCCTGCAACGAGGACGAGAACGTCACGGTCGCCGCCGGCGCCGACATCGCGTTCCTGAAGTCCACCACCGCGGGTCAGACCCTGACCGCCACGGCCGTGCGCCGCACCCGATCGGGCCGCACCGGCATCTACGACGTCACGGTCGTCGACGAGCACGGCGAGCCCGTCGCCGAGTTCCGCGGCCGCTCGATCTCCACCAACCGAACCTTCTGA
- a CDS encoding YdeI family protein, whose product MTTQIGTPGGTPERPALFFADAAEFRAWLEANHETATELWMGLYKKHVDEPGLTWAEAVPEALCFGWIDSVSQRIDDDARRQRWSPRKSTSIWSDVNIAHVERLTAEGRMRPAGLAAYEKRSPDRTGVYSHESRTRQLPAEAEARIDAAPAASAFWQAATATYRRVVTHWVLSAKQEATRERRLVQLIEDSAAGRMVSFQRYGETPAWVARAAEAARAAGGPSNT is encoded by the coding sequence GTGACGACGCAGATCGGTACCCCCGGTGGCACGCCCGAGCGGCCGGCCCTCTTCTTCGCCGACGCCGCGGAGTTCCGCGCGTGGCTCGAGGCCAACCACGAGACGGCCACCGAGCTCTGGATGGGCCTCTACAAGAAGCACGTCGACGAGCCGGGGCTCACCTGGGCCGAGGCCGTACCCGAGGCGCTCTGCTTCGGCTGGATCGACTCGGTCTCCCAGCGCATCGACGACGACGCCAGGCGGCAGCGCTGGTCGCCCCGCAAGTCGACGAGCATCTGGTCCGACGTCAACATCGCGCACGTCGAGCGGCTCACCGCCGAGGGGCGCATGCGCCCGGCCGGGCTGGCCGCGTACGAGAAGCGCAGCCCCGACCGCACGGGCGTCTACTCGCACGAGTCGCGCACGCGGCAGTTGCCGGCAGAGGCCGAGGCCCGCATCGACGCCGCCCCCGCGGCATCCGCCTTCTGGCAGGCCGCAACGGCCACCTACCGCCGCGTCGTCACGCACTGGGTGCTCTCGGCGAAGCAGGAGGCCACGCGCGAACGGCGGCTGGTCCAGCTGATCGAAGACAGCGCGGCGGGTCGCATGGTGTCGTTCCAACGGTACGGCGAGACGCCCGCCTGGGTCGCGCGCGCGGCCGAGGCCGCACGGGCCGCCGGAGGTCCGTCGAACACGTAG
- the paaB gene encoding 1,2-phenylacetyl-CoA epoxidase subunit PaaB produces MSTPGEMGTEPWPLWEVFVRANRGLSHVHVGSLHAPDADMAVRNARDLYTRRNEGVSIWVVPADAVTTSDPDAKGAFFESPAGKNYRHAIYYTKSEGVKHL; encoded by the coding sequence ATGTCGACGCCCGGTGAGATGGGAACCGAGCCCTGGCCCCTCTGGGAGGTCTTCGTGCGCGCCAACCGCGGACTCAGCCACGTGCACGTCGGCTCGCTGCACGCGCCCGACGCGGACATGGCCGTGCGCAACGCGCGCGACCTCTACACGCGCCGTAACGAGGGCGTCTCGATCTGGGTCGTGCCCGCCGATGCGGTCACCACGAGCGACCCCGACGCGAAGGGCGCCTTCTTCGAGAGCCCAGCGGGCAAGAACTACCGCCACGCGATCTACTACACGAAGAGCGAAGGGGTGAAGCACCTGTGA
- the paaA gene encoding 1,2-phenylacetyl-CoA epoxidase subunit PaaA gives MTSPADLSVVEPELSPEEARFDDLIAADSRIEPRDWMPEAYRKTLIRQISQHAHSEIIGMQPESNWITRAPSLKRKAILMAKVQDEAGHGLYLYSAAQTLGITRDEMMQQLIEGRARYSSIFNYPTPTWADMGAIGWLVDGAAICNQVPLCRASYGPYGRAMVRICKEESFHQRQGFEILLELMQGTEAQRQMAQEAVNRWYWPALQMFGPPDDQSPNSAQSMAWNIKRFSNDDLRQRFVGMLVPQAEVMGVTLPDPALAWNEETGQYDMSEIDWTEFNEVLAGRGPANAERLRRRREAHDEGAWVREAAAEYARKQSERELAASGAVA, from the coding sequence ATGACCTCACCCGCTGACCTCAGCGTGGTCGAACCCGAGCTCTCCCCCGAGGAGGCCAGGTTCGACGACCTCATCGCCGCGGACTCGCGCATCGAGCCCCGCGACTGGATGCCCGAGGCGTACCGCAAGACGCTGATCCGCCAGATCAGCCAGCACGCGCACTCCGAGATCATCGGCATGCAGCCCGAGTCCAACTGGATCACGCGCGCGCCGAGCCTCAAGCGCAAGGCGATCCTCATGGCCAAGGTGCAAGACGAGGCGGGTCACGGCCTCTACCTCTACTCGGCCGCCCAGACGCTCGGCATCACGCGCGACGAGATGATGCAGCAGCTCATCGAGGGCCGCGCGCGCTACTCCTCGATCTTCAACTACCCGACCCCGACCTGGGCCGATATGGGCGCCATCGGCTGGCTCGTCGACGGCGCGGCGATCTGCAACCAGGTACCGCTCTGCCGTGCCTCGTACGGCCCGTACGGCCGCGCGATGGTGCGCATCTGCAAGGAGGAGTCGTTCCACCAGCGGCAGGGCTTCGAGATCCTGCTCGAGCTCATGCAGGGCACCGAGGCGCAGCGGCAGATGGCGCAGGAGGCCGTGAACCGCTGGTACTGGCCCGCGCTGCAGATGTTCGGCCCGCCCGACGACCAGTCGCCGAACTCGGCGCAGTCGATGGCGTGGAACATCAAGCGCTTCTCGAACGACGACCTGCGCCAGCGCTTCGTCGGCATGCTCGTGCCGCAGGCCGAGGTCATGGGCGTCACGCTTCCCGACCCCGCGCTCGCGTGGAATGAGGAGACCGGTCAGTACGACATGAGCGAGATCGACTGGACCGAGTTCAACGAGGTGCTCGCCGGCCGCGGCCCTGCCAACGCCGAACGCCTGCGCCGCCGCCGGGAGGCGCACGACGAAGGAGCGTGGGTGCGCGAAGCCGCAGCCGAGTACGCCCGCAAGCAGTCCGAGCGCGAGCTCGCGGCATCCGGGGCGGTGGCGTGA
- a CDS encoding acyltransferase gives MSPRFRLRSLDGLRGLAAVIVLVHHALLVIPALAAPYYGQTVQPGLPWLLVHTPLHLLWAGTEAVYLFFILSGLVLTLAARSASFTWTSYFPSRIVRLYVPVIAAVLLAAVVIAVFPRTSDTQSAWLLARPTAYPVRSMLTDIVLIDGVSRSVSPLWSLTWEVLFSLLLPVYIVVARRLPVLLQIVIAIAASTVGFMFTIGALQYLPMFAIGVALASGWQRIDTAARRLTGVWGALAWTAVIVVASLMTISYWLLLPITGGQTRMIALPTSLVGITMLIVAAVHAPLLRAILSTRVLVFLGTISFSLYLVHEPIVIAIGNMVPHASLTLVLAAPISLAVAVAFYYAIERPAHRLAQRVRRAADRDESAFAENGLVVSGPEARVEADAPRRSAP, from the coding sequence ATGTCTCCCCGTTTCCGCCTGCGCTCGCTCGACGGGCTGCGAGGTCTCGCGGCAGTGATCGTGCTCGTGCACCATGCGCTGCTCGTGATCCCTGCGCTCGCCGCGCCGTACTACGGGCAGACGGTCCAGCCCGGGCTCCCATGGCTGCTCGTGCACACGCCGCTGCACCTGCTCTGGGCGGGAACCGAGGCGGTCTACCTGTTCTTCATCCTGTCGGGGCTCGTCCTGACACTGGCCGCGCGATCGGCCTCGTTCACGTGGACCTCGTACTTCCCGTCGCGGATCGTGCGACTGTACGTGCCGGTCATCGCCGCCGTGCTCCTCGCCGCCGTCGTCATCGCGGTGTTCCCCCGCACGTCCGACACGCAGAGCGCCTGGCTGCTGGCGCGTCCCACCGCGTATCCGGTCCGGTCGATGCTCACCGACATCGTGCTCATCGACGGCGTCAGCCGATCGGTGAGCCCGCTCTGGTCGCTGACGTGGGAGGTGCTGTTCTCGCTGCTGCTGCCGGTGTACATCGTGGTGGCCCGTCGCCTGCCCGTGCTGCTGCAGATCGTGATCGCGATCGCGGCCTCCACCGTCGGATTCATGTTCACCATCGGCGCCCTGCAGTACCTGCCGATGTTCGCGATCGGCGTGGCGCTGGCATCCGGCTGGCAGCGCATCGACACCGCCGCACGCCGGCTCACGGGCGTGTGGGGTGCGCTGGCCTGGACCGCCGTCATCGTGGTCGCCTCGCTCATGACGATCTCGTACTGGCTGCTGCTGCCGATCACGGGTGGGCAGACGCGCATGATCGCGCTGCCGACGTCACTCGTCGGCATCACGATGCTGATCGTCGCGGCGGTGCACGCGCCCCTGCTGCGCGCCATCCTCTCGACCAGGGTGCTGGTCTTCCTCGGCACGATCTCGTTCAGCCTCTACCTCGTGCACGAACCGATCGTCATCGCGATCGGCAACATGGTGCCGCACGCCTCCCTGACGTTGGTGCTCGCCGCCCCGATCTCCCTCGCCGTGGCCGTAGCGTTCTACTACGCCATCGAGCGCCCGGCGCACCGCCTGGCCCAGCGGGTGCGCCGTGCCGCCGACCGCGACGAATCCGCATTCGCCGAGAACGGGCTGGTGGTCTCCGGCCCGGAAGCGCGCGTCGAGGCCGACGCGCCGCGCCGCTCCGCTCCTTGA
- a CDS encoding enoyl-CoA hydratase/isomerase family protein: MTDAATTPDPTDSALRDSPLRVERLPDRVVATLDRPGVRNAIDQRTIDALHLLCAELEAIPRILILTGAGGVFASGADIGELRDRGADDARMGINANAFVRVSELPMPVIAALDGYALGGGAELAYAADIRIATPSLRIGNPETGLGILAAAGASWRLKEIVGDARAAELLLTGRTVEADEALAIGLVSSLHPSESLLDAAHAVADRIARNDRDATIATKRVFRAPRAAHPAVDLEAQAVLFESPEKFRRMTEFLERRRK, encoded by the coding sequence ATGACGGATGCCGCGACGACCCCCGACCCGACCGACTCGGCCCTGCGCGACTCGCCCCTGCGCGTCGAACGCCTGCCCGACCGCGTGGTCGCGACCCTCGACCGGCCGGGCGTGCGCAACGCGATCGACCAGCGCACGATCGACGCGCTGCACCTGCTGTGCGCCGAGCTCGAGGCGATCCCGCGCATCCTGATCCTCACGGGCGCGGGCGGCGTCTTCGCCTCGGGCGCCGACATCGGCGAACTTCGCGATCGCGGCGCCGACGACGCGCGGATGGGCATCAACGCGAACGCGTTCGTGCGGGTGAGCGAACTGCCGATGCCCGTGATCGCGGCCCTCGACGGCTACGCGCTCGGCGGCGGCGCCGAGCTGGCCTACGCCGCCGACATCCGCATCGCGACTCCGTCGCTCAGGATCGGCAACCCCGAGACCGGACTCGGCATCCTCGCCGCGGCGGGAGCGAGCTGGCGGCTGAAGGAGATCGTCGGCGACGCACGCGCGGCCGAACTGCTGCTCACGGGCCGCACGGTCGAAGCCGACGAGGCCCTGGCCATCGGACTCGTGAGCTCGCTGCACCCGTCGGAGTCCCTGCTCGACGCGGCGCACGCCGTCGCCGATCGCATCGCCCGCAACGACCGCGACGCGACCATCGCGACCAAGCGGGTCTTCCGGGCGCCGCGCGCGGCCCACCCCGCCGTCGACCTCGAGGCCCAGGCGGTGCTGTTCGAGAGCCCCGAGAAGTTCCGACGCATGACCGAGTTCCTCGAACGGAGACGGAAATGA
- a CDS encoding 3-hydroxyacyl-CoA dehydrogenase family protein: MSHETVDGRTATGAPSDVGVLGGGRMGAGIAHAFLLAGSRVTVVERDADAAAAASTRVLDSVAASVARGTADQGAEAIGARFATSTDVSAFSRCGLVVEAVPEHLELKIDALTRVEAVLADDAVLASNTSSISIDELAALLERPSRFLGMHFFNPVPASTLVEIVRGGATDRQLVDEAREWVHAIGKTPIVVADAPGFASSRLGVAIGLEAIRMLEDGVASAQDIDLAMTLGYKHPVGPLRLTDLVGLDVRLGIADYLAANLGDRFTPPTLMRRMVAEGKLGRKTGEGFYVWDTE, translated from the coding sequence ATGAGCCACGAGACGGTGGATGGCCGTACGGCCACCGGTGCGCCCTCCGACGTCGGCGTGCTCGGCGGCGGGCGCATGGGCGCGGGCATCGCGCACGCGTTCCTGCTCGCCGGTTCGCGCGTGACCGTCGTCGAACGCGATGCGGATGCCGCGGCCGCGGCGTCGACGCGCGTGCTCGACTCCGTCGCGGCATCCGTCGCCCGCGGCACCGCCGACCAGGGTGCCGAGGCGATCGGCGCGCGCTTCGCCACGAGCACCGACGTCTCTGCGTTCTCGCGGTGCGGGCTCGTGGTCGAGGCCGTGCCCGAGCACCTCGAACTCAAGATCGACGCGCTGACCCGCGTCGAAGCGGTGCTGGCCGACGACGCCGTGCTCGCCTCGAACACCTCGTCGATCTCGATCGACGAGCTCGCGGCGCTGCTCGAGCGTCCGTCGCGGTTCCTCGGCATGCACTTCTTCAATCCCGTGCCCGCGTCGACCCTCGTCGAGATCGTGCGCGGCGGCGCCACCGACCGCCAGCTCGTCGACGAGGCGCGCGAATGGGTGCACGCCATCGGCAAGACGCCGATCGTCGTGGCCGATGCCCCGGGGTTCGCGTCGTCGCGCCTCGGGGTGGCGATCGGCCTCGAGGCGATCCGCATGCTCGAGGACGGCGTCGCGTCGGCGCAGGACATCGACCTCGCCATGACGCTCGGCTACAAGCATCCGGTCGGACCGCTGCGCCTGACCGACCTCGTCGGCCTCGACGTGCGACTCGGCATCGCCGACTACCTCGCCGCGAACCTCGGCGACCGCTTCACCCCGCCCACCCTCATGCGCCGCATGGTCGCCGAGGGCAAGCTCGGCCGCAAGACGGGCGAGGGCTTCTACGTGTGGGACACCGAATGA
- a CDS encoding TetR/AcrR family transcriptional regulator has product MSEHTSLRRGRPGYDQQGILDVAVAAFNEYGYDATSMGVLADRLGLSKSAIYHHFASKDEILDRALDSALGALEGVLETADAAGGRAADRLDLVLRGAVHVLVERLPSVTLLLRVRGNTEVERRALERRRAFDRRVTALVSEAQAEGSLRSDLDASVVSRLTFGMINSLVEWYRPGGAEDADRLADDVVAVALDGLRMPTSNRIEDLLG; this is encoded by the coding sequence ATGTCAGAGCACACCTCACTCCGCCGCGGGCGCCCCGGCTACGACCAGCAGGGCATCCTCGACGTCGCCGTCGCGGCCTTCAACGAATACGGCTACGACGCGACCTCGATGGGCGTGCTCGCCGACCGCCTGGGGCTCTCGAAGTCGGCGATCTACCACCACTTCGCCTCGAAGGACGAGATCCTCGACCGGGCGCTCGACTCGGCGCTCGGCGCGCTCGAGGGCGTGCTCGAGACGGCGGATGCCGCGGGCGGCCGGGCTGCCGACCGGCTCGACCTCGTGCTGCGCGGCGCCGTGCACGTGCTCGTCGAACGCCTGCCCTCGGTGACCCTGCTGCTGCGCGTGCGCGGCAACACCGAGGTCGAACGGCGTGCGCTGGAGCGCCGGCGCGCGTTCGACCGGCGCGTCACCGCGCTCGTGTCCGAGGCGCAGGCCGAGGGGTCGCTGCGCAGCGATCTCGACGCGAGCGTCGTCTCGCGCCTCACGTTCGGCATGATCAACTCGCTCGTCGAGTGGTACCGGCCCGGCGGAGCCGAAGACGCCGACCGGCTCGCCGACGACGTCGTCGCGGTCGCCCTCGACGGGCTGCGCATGCCCACGTCGAACCGCATCGAGGACCTGCTGGGCTGA
- a CDS encoding SGNH/GDSL hydrolase family protein, with amino-acid sequence MPTAREQRWISRLRWPTLAATGVLTCAALVAVPVALASNSADPGTFENPGASERPTPTALPSETVAPTASPIRPTLAGLPVTPRALFVGDSFTEGYGTKKPAANWARIAAASLGWQATLDGVGGTGYIKDVSTDKRTGRSFVQRIPGLAESGVDYDVVVLQGGLNDIAADSTAEYTAVRKTIDSVRAHWPGAVIVVFGPAEPLGGGTSHLVHLSTIRQAAEASGVVFVDPSSPLAWITASNTDLLDLGDGLHLNDSGYAYLAARFVADIQAASATEQPVD; translated from the coding sequence ATGCCGACCGCGCGGGAACAGCGATGGATCTCACGACTCCGGTGGCCGACACTCGCGGCCACCGGTGTGCTCACCTGCGCCGCGCTCGTCGCCGTTCCGGTCGCCCTGGCCTCGAACTCGGCCGATCCCGGCACCTTCGAGAACCCCGGGGCCTCGGAGCGGCCGACGCCCACGGCCCTTCCCTCCGAGACCGTGGCGCCGACCGCGTCGCCGATCCGTCCCACCCTGGCCGGCCTCCCGGTGACGCCGCGGGCGCTCTTCGTCGGCGACTCGTTCACCGAGGGGTACGGCACCAAGAAGCCGGCGGCGAACTGGGCGCGCATCGCGGCCGCCTCGCTCGGCTGGCAGGCGACGCTCGACGGGGTCGGCGGCACCGGCTACATCAAGGACGTCTCGACCGACAAGCGCACCGGACGCTCCTTCGTGCAGCGCATCCCCGGTCTCGCCGAATCCGGCGTCGACTACGACGTGGTCGTGCTGCAGGGAGGCCTGAACGACATCGCGGCCGACTCGACCGCCGAGTACACGGCGGTCCGGAAGACGATCGACAGCGTGCGCGCCCACTGGCCGGGCGCGGTCATCGTCGTCTTCGGCCCGGCGGAACCGCTCGGCGGCGGCACCTCGCACCTCGTGCACCTCTCGACGATCAGGCAGGCGGCCGAGGCATCCGGCGTCGTCTTCGTCGACCCCTCGAGTCCCCTGGCGTGGATCACCGCGTCGAACACCGACCTGCTCGACCTCGGCGACGGCCTTCACCTGAACGACTCCGGCTACGCCTACCTCGCCGCACGGTTCGTCGCGGACATCCAGGCGGCGTCCGCGACGGAGCAGCCGGTCGACTGA